In Eremothecium gossypii ATCC 10895 chromosome V, complete sequence, the genomic stretch TGGGACGGTAGTCTTCAAGGTGACGATACTGCCGCTGACCGTGGTGGTCACGGTGCTGGCAGTGTAGCTCTGAGAGGACGATCTATGAGTTGAAACACTTTCTGTAGTCTTTGATACAGCAGAGGTTGGCGTCTCTGGTGCAGAGCTTGGAGGCACGCTGGATTCGCTGGTCTTTGGCACAACTGAGGTTGGCGTCTCTGGTGCAGAGCTTGGAGGCACGCTAGATTCGCTGGTCTTTGGCACAACCGAGGTTGGCGTCTCTGGTGCAGAGCTTGGAGGCACGCTAGATTCACTGGTCTTTGGCACAACTGAGGTTGGCGTCTCTGGTGCAGAGCTTGGAGGCACGCTAGATTCGCTGGTCTTTGGCACAACCGAGGTTGGCGTCTCTGGTGCAGAGCTTGGAGGCACGCTAGATTCACTGGTCTTTGGCACAACTGAGGTTGGCGTCTCTGGTGCCGAGCTTGGAGGAACAGACGTGGTGCCAGTTGGCTCACATGGAACAGTGGTCGACAAGGTGACAACACTGCCGCTGACAGTGGTGGTCACGGTGCTGGCAGTGTAGCTCTGAGAGGACGATCTATGAGTTGAAACACTTTCTGTAGTCTTTGATACAGCAGACGTTGGCGTCTCTGGTGCAGAGCTTGGAGGCACGCTGGATTCGCTGGTCTTTGGCACAACTGAGGTTGGCGTCTCTGGTGCAGAGCTTGGAGGCACGCTAGATTCGCTGGTCTTTGGCACAACTGAGGTTGGCGTCTCTGGTGCAGAGCTTGGAGGCACGCTAGATTCGCTGGTCTTTGGCACAACCGAGGTTGGCGTCTCTGGTGCAGAGCTTGGAGGCACGCTAGATTCGCTGGTCTTTGGCACAACCGAGGTTGGCGTCTCTGGTGCAGAGCTTGGAGGCACGCTAGATTCACTGGTCTTTGGCACAACTGAGGTTGGCGTCTCTGGTGCAGAGCTTGGAGGCACGCTAGATTCGCTGGTCTTTGGCACAACCGAGGTTGGCGTCTCTGGTGCAGAGCTTGGAGGCACGCTAGATTCACTGGTCTTTGGCACAACTGAGGTTGGCGTCTCTGGTGCAGAGCTTGGAGGCACGCTAGATTCGCTTGTCTTTGGCACAACCGAGGTTGGCGTCTCTGGTGCAGAACTTGGAGGCACGCTAGATTCGCTGGTCTTTGGCACAACTGAGGTTGGCGTCTCTGGTGCAGAGCTTGGAGGCACGCTAGATTCGCTGGTCTTTGGCACAACTGAGGTTGGCGTCTCTGGTGCAGAGCTTGGAGGCACGCTGGATTCGCTGGTCTTTGGCACAACTGAGGTTGGCGTCTCTGGTGCAGAGCTTGGAGGCACGCTAGATTCGCTGGTCTTTGGCACAACTGAGGTTGGCGTCTCTGGTGCAGAGCTTGGAGGCACGCTAGATTCGCTGGTCTTCGGCACAACCGAGGTTGGCGTCTCTGGTGCCGAGCTTGGAGGAACCTTGGATTTGGTTGTTTTCGAACAGGACGTGGTAGAGGACACAGACTCGGAAGACATGCTCTCGCTGGTCTTTGGTAGAACTGAAGTTGGCGTCTCTGGTGCAGAGCTTGGAGGAACCTTGGATTTGGTTGTCTTCGAACAGGACGTGGTAGAGGACACAGACTCGGAGGACATACTGTCACTGGTCTTGGGCAGAACAGAAGTCGGAGTCACTGGCACGGTCGTGGTCGTCCCGGTTTCGGTCCCCGGCTCCGTGCTGTGGGGAGGCTTCGTGTGGGGCAGCTCGCCGCGCGGCCAGCAGTACGCGGGCGAGTCCTTCTGTGAGTGGTTCATGTTGTCCACGTTGGAGCAGCCCATTTCCAGATCAATCGCAGTCGTGCCGTACTTCCAGTCCGAACAATCGGTGTGGCCCTGGCAGTATTCGTACTGGATCTTGTACTCTGGCATACACACCTTGCCATCCCCGCCATCCTGCGCGTACACGCGGAACGTGGCCTGGTAGTCGCTGGGGTTGTCGATCAAAAACGTGTGTTCGTTATAGCCGAACAGCTGGAACGAAGACCCGTCCGGAGAGTCCACCCCAATTATCTTCAATGACCACAGAGACTTGAGCGGCGTGGGGTCGGTGCCCTTCGCGCGAATGGTCACCGTATACACATTGTCGTATTCCCACTCGACCTTCTCGACTGAGACCTTGTAGGGTGCGTAGCCGCTATTCTTGGCCTTCCAGGTGAAATCGTACTGTGGGCAGTTGTCGTAAGGAGTGACCTGTacgccggcgccgccaATGGCAGTCCTTGGTACCAGGTTGGCGTGGTTCGCTGTACCTGGCCCCTGTGCTGCTGCCAGCGCTGGCAGTAGCCACCCGCTGAGCGCGACAGTACTGGCCTTCTTGAATTGCATGATTCTGAAGTGTCCTGGCTGGATTGGCTATTCGAGGGACGAAACTGAGGCTGCAGTCTGTCGTTATATAGGCCACCAGTGGTGTTATTACCGGCCACATCAAGTCACAATGTGTCTGCGTATCACCTACAGTAGCAGCGGGCGCCTCGATTCAAACTGCCAAATATAGTATACCGGCATGGTGTGTCAGAAATCCTGGGGCAGGAGGCGCATCGGGGCTTTGAAGGAGCCTATACCGGCGTCAAGGCCAACAACACACATGCCTTCTTGGCATGTCCGCGTGCTGCATGGAGTAGGCGATGTGCCACTTCGGGATTACGTTTCACGGCCCAATGTTTTCGCTGCCTATTTGGGAAAACACGAAACGGCGGGAGATATGACGGTAGCTCAGCGTGCAGAATTAGGTGCCTGCACGCTTGACGGCGCGGCGCACGGCACATACCGGTTGCCGCCGAGTTTCATACCTGCGGCGCAGAGTACCTCGGGCGCGACGCAGCGCCCAGCGGGCGGCGGACACATACCGGAACGAGAGTCTTGATAGTCTGATATTGTGTGCAAATATTACGCACTCGATGTCTCTTGCTGACGTGGCGCGCAATAGCGCTTTTTGCAAGGATTTTTCAGGATTCGTGCGGGCTTCAGCCCGGGTAGATGTGTAGACGGACCTCGCAGAGGAACTTAAGGATGTTCTCACACCACTCGCACTCCGGGGAGTATGTGGCGCACGGGGCGGATACGCTAGAGGCTGTGGTGGCGGAGGCGCTACGGCAGGGCTTCCACACGTACTGCCTGACGGAGCACATGCCCCGCCTAGATGAGGCATATCTCTACCCGGAGGAGCGGTCTGGGGCCGCGGCCAGGGATTTGCGGGGGCTCGCGGAGTTGTTCGGGCGCTACGTGGAGCATGCGGCACGGTTGCGGCAGCACGTGGACGGCATGGCAGTTCTGGTGGGTATGGAAGCGGAGGCGTGTGACCGGCAGCACGTTGCATACGCCAAACGGCTGCTGCAGGACTTCGGCAGTCACGTGCAGTTCTGCGTGGGGTCTGTACACCATGTGTATGGGATCCCGATCGACTTCAGTCAGACGCTGTGGGATTCGGCCCTGCAGCAAGCAGGTGGCAATTTGAAACGGCTACTTGCCGATTATTTTGATTGGCAGTACTACatgctgcgcgagctgcaACCAGAAGTTGTTGGGCACTTTGATCTGATCCGGCTGTATCTGCCGCGTGACAGATTTTGGGTCGAATTAGGCACCGGCGCAGTTTCAGACACATATCTCGGGGGTAATTGGACGCACATTGCTTTAGTTTCTGCCCGCATCGTTTCCCTGTGGGAGGATGTGCAATCTCGCGTGGTAAGAAACCTGGAGTATATTGCATCGTATGGAGGCTTAGTAGAGATTAATTCTGCAGGTCTCCGAAAAGGACTCGCGGATCCATACCCACATCGCGATGTTGCTCTTTTGGTAAAGCGGTATGCGGGCGCGAGGTTTGTTTTGAGTGACGACGCACACAGTGTGTCACAGGTCGGCACCGAGTATGTGCGTACGCTCGAATATGTAGAAAATGTGTTACAACTGGAAGGACTGTTCTACCTAGCAGAGGCGAGCAGTGGGCCTACTGCGCTCGAGGCGAAATACATGAGTTTGCAAGAGATAAAAGAGAGCCGCTTCTGGAAGTAGTGCAGCATATAACAACATCAACATTAATTATGGTAGTTTCTAGACAGCCGACAGCACCGAATATTGCCGGCGCGTGATAATGCATCCATCACCAATGTGTAGCGTAACGCGGCGTTCGCTTAGTACGAGCGGCCAAACATACAGTAGTTTACGGCAGGTTTATCACATTTGATACACTTCTGGCCCGGTGCTAGAACGGGCTGTTCGAAAGGAACACACAGAGACTTGGCGCCCATACTTGGGGCTTTTTCGTCTACTTCATATTCGTCACCATCGTCCTTCTTCGCGGAAGATGCCTTGATGTCGGTTTCACACTCGGGGACGCCGCACCATGGCGATAGAATAATGTTCTTCTTGTTCAACGTTGGAACAAAATCCTTCCATTCCGTGACAGTGATCAAGTGGTCGTCGAACGATTTTTTAGCCTTTTGGTATAGCAACTGGTGCATTTCGTCTAGGATTTGCGGTATTCTCTCCTCCAGGTCGGCTAGCGGAACGCTGATCTTCGCGCCGTCGTTTCTCCGCACGGCCGTGACCTGCGCCTTCTCCATGTCCTTAGGACCAAATTCCAGTCTCAAAGGAACACCCTTCAGTTCGTACTGGGCAAACTTCCAGCCCGGGGTGTAGTTGTCAGCATAATCCCCGAGGACTCTGATACCGGCCTTATGCAATCTGTTTTCAATGGCCCTGGCGGAGTCGTGGATCTTGGATCTAACATCCTCCTTCGTCTTCGCGGTAATTCCAACTGGCAAAATCACTACCTGGTGCTGTGCAACTCTAGGAGGGATAACCAGACCCTTGTTGTCAGAGTGGGTCATCACCATCACACCAATAGACCTCGTGGACAGCCCCCAG encodes the following:
- the HIS2 gene encoding histidinol-phosphatase (Syntenic homolog of Saccharomyces cerevisiae YFR025C (HIS2)), translating into MCRRTSQRNLRMFSHHSHSGEYVAHGADTLEAVVAEALRQGFHTYCLTEHMPRLDEAYLYPEERSGAAARDLRGLAELFGRYVEHAARLRQHVDGMAVLVGMEAEACDRQHVAYAKRLLQDFGSHVQFCVGSVHHVYGIPIDFSQTLWDSALQQAGGNLKRLLADYFDWQYYMLRELQPEVVGHFDLIRLYLPRDRFWVELGTGAVSDTYLGGNWTHIALVSARIVSLWEDVQSRVVRNLEYIASYGGLVEINSAGLRKGLADPYPHRDVALLVKRYAGARFVLSDDAHSVSQVGTEYVRTLEYVENVLQLEGLFYLAEASSGPTALEAKYMSLQEIKESRFWK
- a CDS encoding AEL023Cp (Non-syntenic homolog of Saccharomyces cerevisiae YIR019C (MUC1)), giving the protein MQFKKASTVALSGWLLPALAAAQGPGTANHANLVPRTAIGGAGVQVTPYDNCPQYDFTWKAKNSGYAPYKVSVEKVEWEYDNVYTVTIRAKGTDPTPLKSLWSLKIIGVDSPDGSSFQLFGYNEHTFLIDNPSDYQATFRVYAQDGGDGKVCMPEYKIQYEYCQGHTDCSDWKYGTTAIDLEMGCSNVDNMNHSQKDSPAYCWPRGELPHTKPPHSTEPGTETGTTTTVPVTPTSVLPKTSDSMSSESVSSTTSCSKTTKSKVPPSSAPETPTSVLPKTSESMSSESVSSTTSCSKTTKSKVPPSSAPETPTSVVPKTSESSVPPSSAPETPTSVVPKTSESSVPPSSAPETPTSVVPKTSESSVPPSSAPETPTSVVPKTSESSVPPSSAPETPTSVVPKTSESSVPPSSAPETPTSVVPKTSESSVPPSSAPETPTSVVPKTSESSVPPSSAPETPTSVVPKTSESSVPPSSAPETPTSVVPKTSESSVPPSSAPETPTSVVPKTSESSVPPSSAPETPTSVVPKTSESSVPPSSAPETPTSVVPKTSESSVPPSSAPETPTSVVPKTSESSVPPSSAPETPTSAVSKTTESVSTHRSSSQSYTASTVTTTVSGSVVTLSTTVPCEPTGTTSVPPSSAPETPTSVVPKTSESSVPPSSAPETPTSVVPKTSESSVPPSSAPETPTSVVPKTSESSVPPSSAPETPTSVVPKTSESSVPPSSAPETPTSVVPKTSESSVPPSSAPETPTSAVSKTTESVSTHRSSSQSYTASTVTTTVSGSIVTLKTTVPCEPTGTTSVPPSSEHKPSGSTNSSIPVTTGTSVLPKTSENVSSTTGSSAESYTTQTVTTTVSGSVVTLKTTVPCTPTGNTSVPVSSAAKPSASTSVPSSSGKVPSGSAGSSIPATGTSVLPKTSENVSSTTGSSAESYTTQTVTTTVSGSVVTLKTTVPCTPTGTTSVPPSSEHKPSGSTNSSIPVTTGTSVVPKTTENVSSTTGSSAESYTTQTVTTTVSGSVVTLKTTVPCTPTGNTSVPVSSAAKPSASTSVPSSSGKVPSGSAGSSIPATGTSVLPKTSENVSSTTGSSAESYTTQTVTTTVSGSVVTLKTTVPCAPTGTTSVPPSSEHKPTGTTSVPVSSGQKPSGTTSVPVSSGQKPSGSAVSSTPVGSAPPKPSGASESIIVITSDDITTTYTSVIEQVVTITNCDNGECETVTTFAPATEPTPVSASASASASTAPVTTSPVHETGSSVPASKAVPSVPVTHAFVHNTGSSVSAPPNATPTPVPAAEDDTTTIIVQDIVVTVTYNEAYAESTTTHMVNGTTSVATHTTKVKELPPVVTGTGTNSNGLTTVTATLGNKTTKTVCPEGGCQLSTPTTVPPATETPVGGQPTGNKPGAQCPEGNCHTSAPPHPSVTSSSGYPSRVSSSATAPSSSISVFDGAGVKKHPSLLALAIPFFYLLG